The Candidatus Binatia bacterium DNA window GAGATGGTGATGCCGGGCGACAACATCCGGGTGAGCATCGAGCTGATCACCCCCATCGCCATGGATGAAGGGCTGCGCTTCGCGATCCGCGAAGGCGGCCGCACCGTCGGCGCCGGCGTCGTCGGCAAAATCATTAAGTGAAGGGGAAAGGCCGATGCGCGATATCATTTCGTTCCAATGTGAGCAATGTAAGCGCCGCAACTACACAGGAACGAAGAACAAGAAAACTACCACTGAGAAACTGGCTCTGCGGAAATTTTGTCCATTTTGTCGGACGCATACGGTCCACAAGGAGTCGAAGGTCTGACGAAAAGAGAGCGAAAACGGCACAGGGCAAGGCTGGAACTTGCCTTTAGGGTGGTCGTGTCGGGTCAGTAGCTCTAATTGGCAGAGCACCGGACTCCAAATCCGGGGGTTGCAGGTTCGAGCCCTGCCTGACCCGCTCCGCCGCAAGCTGAGCGCACGTTGAGCAAATATGGCACTGCAAGAACAGTTTGGGAAAATACGAGACACGGTCCCGCGCGCCACGAACTTCTTGAACGAGGTTTGGAGCGAGCTGAAGAAGGTCCATTGGCCCACGCGCAAGGAGACCTATGCGGCAACCCTCGTCGTGGTGATCATTACGATCATCCTGGCGGTATTTCTGGGGGTCGTTGACTATGCCGTTTCCCATGTGGTGCGAGCCATTTTGAGTTGATCCGCCATGGCGAAACAGTGGTACGTCATTCATACGTATTCGGGCTACGAGCATAAGGCCAAGGCCGCCCTTGAGGAGCGTATCAAAACGCTCAACAAGCAGGAGTACTTCGGTGAAATCCTGGTGCCGGCGGAGAAGGTTGTCGAACTCGTCAAAGGACGGAAGAAGACCTCGTCGCGGAAGTTCTTTCCGGGCTACATCCTGGTGAACATGGAACTCAACGATGAGACCTGGCATGTTGTGAAGTCGACCCCGAAAGTGACCGGTTTCGTCGGGGACGCGACCCACCCGGCGCCGATCTCCGAGGCTGAGGTCCACGAGATCACGCAGCAAATGGCCGAGGGGGCGGCCCGGCCGAAACCCAAGGTGCTGTTCGAGTCGGGTGAGAGCGTCAAAGTCGTTGATGGTCCATTCCAGGACTTCAACGGCGTGGTGGAAGAGGTCAAGGCAGACAAGGGCAAGCTCCGCGTGTTGATCAGCATCTTTGGACGGGCAACGCCGGTCGAGTTGGACTTCGTCCAGGTCGAAAAAGCATAGCGCCCTATTTCGGAGGAGACCGTAGTGAAAAAGGTAATCGCAGAGATCAAGCTGCAGATACCGGCCGGCCAAGCCAACCCCAGCCCCCCCGTGGGCCCCGCTCTCGGGCAGCGTGGCGTGAACATCATGGAGTTTTGCAAGGTGTTCAACGCCCAAACCCAAGCGCAGCAGGGGCTCTTAATTCCGGTGATTATCACGGTATACGCTGACCGGTCGTTTACCTTCATCACCAAGACGCCGCCGGCTGCCGTATTGCTGAAGCGGGCCGCTGGGTTGGAGAAGGGTTCGGGCGAGCCGAACAAGAAAAAGGTGGGCAAAGTGACGCGGGCGCAGGTTCGTGAGATTGCCCAGCTCAAGATGCCTGACCTGACGGCTGAGAGCATCGAGGCGGCAATGCGTACCATCGAGGGCGCGGCGCGTAGCATGGGCCTGGACGTGGTCGACTGAGCGAGGGAGTAGCAATGGCCAAGCATGGAAAACGGTACCGCACTGCGCTATCTACAATAGACCGCGACAAACGGTATCCGCTTGATGAGGCGCTCCGCTTGGCGGCGGGGGCAGCGAAGGCGAAGTTTGACGAGACGATGGAGATAGCCGTCCGACTAGGCGTGGATCCGCGCCAGGCAGACCAAAACGTACGCGGCACAGTGATCTTGCCGCATGGCACCGGCAAGTCGGTGCGCATCTTGGTGTTTGCCAAAGGTGAGAAGGAACGCGAAGCGCGCGACGCTGGCGCCGATTACGTCGGTGGCGAGGACTTGGTGAAGAAGATTACCACCGAAAACTGGCTGGAATTCGACAAGGCCATCGCTACCCCGGACATGATGTCGCTCGTCGGCCGCATCGGGAAGGTCCTTGGCCCGCGCGGCCTCATGCCCAACCCGAAGGTGGGCACGGTGACTTTTGACGTCGGCAAGGCGGTGACTGAATTGAAAGCCGGCAAGGTTGAGTACCGGGTCGAGAAAGCGGGCATTGTCCACGTCCCGATCGGCAAGGTGTCGTTTGGCCCCGAGAAACTGACGGACAACGCGGGCGCACTGCTGCACACCTTGATTCGGGTCAAACCCGCAGCCGCCAAGGGAAACTATCTGCTGAGCGTTTCGGTCGCCTCGACCATGGGTCCGGGCGTGAAGGTCGACCCGGCCGCAGTGCGGGCGCAGGCTGCCTGAGGAGGATCTGGTGAATCGTGAAGAGAAAGCAGCTGGCGTCGCTGCGTTACATGAGCGCTTCAAGAGGGCGAGCGTAGCGCTGCTGGCGACGTCGCAAGGGCTGAACGTACGCAAAATGCAGCAACTGCGGCGCGCCTTGAAGCAGGTCGGCGGAGAGTACAAGGTCACCAAGAACAGCTTTGCGCGCCGTGCCCTGAAGGACACTGGGTACAGCGGCTTGCACGATCTGCTCGACGGTCCGGCGGGGCTCATCTTTGGCTATTCGGACCCGGTTGCGGTCACCAAGGTGTTGGTGCGCTTTGCCGAGGAGAACGACAAGCTTTCGATAAAGGCAGCGGTGCTGGACGAGAAGCTGCTCGAACCGGCAGCCGTCGGCGAGTTGGCCAAGCTGCCGAGCCGTGAGGTGCTGCTGGCGACGCTCCTGCGAACCATGCAGGCACCTGCCGTGCAGCTGCTGCGCACCATGCAAGAGCCGGGGGCGCGCCTGGTGCGTGTCGTCGATCGCGTTCGAGCACGAATGGAAAATATAGAATAACGGACCCAGGGAAAGAGGAGGACATCAATGAGTGAAGGTATGGCTACGCGCGAACAGGTGAAGGACTACATCAAGACCATGAGCTTGATGGACGCCGCCACCCTGGTGAAGGAACTCGAAGAAGAGCTCGGCGTCAGCGCCGCAGCGCCGGTGGCTATCGCTGGCCCGGCAGCCGCCGGGGTTGCCGCGGCTGCTCCCGAAAAAGAGGACTTCACCGTCATACTGACAGGATTCGGCGAAAAGAAAATCCAGGTGATCAAAGTCGTCCGAGAGCTGACGGGACTCGGTTTGAAGGAAGCCAAAGACTTGGTCGACGGTGCACCGAAGCCGGTCAAGGAAGGCGTACCCAAAGCGCAAGCTGAGGAGATGAAGAAGAAGATCGAAGAGGCCGGGGGTACGGTGGAATTGAAGTAGGGAACTTCCAGGGGGAGGTCTAAGGAGTCGCTATGGGTTCTCAGGTAGCGAATAATCTGCGTTTTCGGCGGAGCTTTGGGCATATCAAGAAGATCATCGAGATTCCCAATCTCATCGAAATCCAGAAGCGCTCGTACGAAGAATTCTTGCAGCGCTCGGCACCGCCGAGCGAACGCCGGGACATGGGTCTGCAGGGCGTCTTCCGTTCGGTCTTCCCAATCAAGGACTTCAACGAGACATCGTCACTCGAGTTTGTCAGCTACAGTCTCGGAGAATCGAAATACTCCGTCGACGAGTGCCACGAACGGGGCATGACCTTTGCCGCACCGCTCAAGGTGACCATTCAGCTCGTCATCTGGGACGTCGATCCTGAGACCGGCGCGCGCTCGATCAAGAACGTCAAAGAGCAGGAGGTCTACTTCGGGGAAATCCCGTTGATGACCGACAACGGCACGTTCATGGTCAACGGCACGGAACGCGTCATCGTCAGCCAGCTGCATCGGTCGCCCGGCGTCTTCTTCGACCACGATAAAGGGAAGACCCACGCCAGCGGCAAACTGCTGTACTCGGCGCGCATCATTCCGTATCGCGGGTCGTGGATTGATTTTGAGTTCGATCCACGGGACATCCTCTACGTCCGCATCGACCGGCGGCGCAAATTCCATGCGACCGTGCTGCTGCGTGCCTTGGGCATGACCACAGAGGATCTTCTCAACTACTACTATAAGACGGACACCATCCTTCTTGACAGCCGTAAGGTGGCGAAGGCGTTCAAGCCCGATCAATTGGTGGGCTTGAAAGCCACCCGCGACATTCGCGACAGCAACGGCGATCTGATCGTGAAAGAAGGGCGCAAGATTACCAAAGCCACAATCAAGCAGATGGAAGCGGCGGGGATCAGAGAGATCCCGATCACGCTCGAGGAAATCGTCGGCCGTGTTGTGGCCCACGATGTGGTGAATCCGAAGACGGGCGAGGTGCTGCTGGAATGCAACCAGGAGATTACCACCGAACGCCTGGAGAAGCTGCGAAACAACGGTATCAGCGCCGTCGAAGCGCTCTTCCTGGACGACCAACACATCGGCTCATCGCTCCGCAACACCCTGCTGCTGGACAACGTCCTGACGCCGGAAGAAGCGATCATCGAAATCTACAAACGCTTGCGGCCTGGTGATCCACCCACGATTGAAACCGCCACGACGTTCTTCAACAACCTGTTCTTCAATGCGGAACGCTACGATCTGTCTCGCGTGGGCCGCCTGAAGCTGAACCATAAACTCAAGCTGCGTGTCCCGTTGGACCAGGGCACCCTGCGCCGTGAGGACATCCTGGAAGTCGTTCGCTACCTCATCGAGCTGAAAAACGGCAACGGCACGATTGACGACATCGACCACCTCGGCAACCGCCGGGTCCGTGCGGTCGGCGAACTGGTCGAGAACCAGTACCGCATCGGCCTGGTGCGCATGGAGCGAGCCATCAAGGAGCGCATGAGCCTGCAAGACATCGAAACGCTCATGCCGCAAGAGCTGATCAACTACAAGCCGGTGTCGGCCGTGATCAAGGAGTTCTTCGGCTCGAGTCAGCTCTCCCAGTTCATGGACCAGACCAACCCGCTGTCCGAGATCACCCACAAGCGACGGCTGTCGGCCCTTGGACCCGGCGGCCTGACGCGTGAGCGTGCCGGATTCGAAGTCCGCGACGTGCACCCGACACACTATGGGCGTGTGTGCCCGATCGAAACGCCGGAAGGTCCGAACATCGGCTTGATCGCGTCGCTGTCCACCTACGCCCGCGTCAACGAGTTCGGCTTCGTCGAGACTCCATATCGCGAGGTGGAGAACGGCCGTGTGACCGACCGCATCCGCTACCTCTCCGCACTGGAAGAGGAAGACCACGTCATTGCTCAAGCTAATGCTCCCATTGACGCGAAGGGGAACTTCACCGTCGACATGATCTCGGCGCGGCTGAGCGGCGAGTTCACCATGGTGCGTCCGGAGCAGGTTCAGTTCATGGACGTATCGCCCAACCAGCTCGTGAGTGTCGCCGCATCACTCATTCCGTTCTTGGAAAACGACGACGCCAACCGCGCTCTCATGGGATCGAACATGCAACGCCAGGCGGTGCCGCTCCTGCGCACAGAGGCCCCTCTGGTCGGTACTGGTATGGAGAAGGTCGTGGCGCGCGACTCTGGCGTGACGCTCCTGGCCAAGCGGGCCGGCACGGTGGAAAGCGTCGACGCCACCCGCATCGTCATCAAGGTGGACAAAGTCAGCGACTTGGGCCGTGACCCCGGTGTCGATATCTACAACCTCACGAAGTATCAGCGGTCGAACCAAAACACCTGCATCAACCAGAAGCCGATCGTGCTCGAAGGGGATCACCTCGACGCTGGAGAGGTGATCGCCGACGGTTCATCGACGGAAATGGGCGAACTCGCCCTCGGCCGCAACGTCCTGGTGGCCTTCATGCCGTGGGGGGGGTACAACTTCGAGGACTCGATTCTCATCAGCGAACGCGTCGTCAAAGACGACTACTTTACCTCCGTTCACATCGAAGAGTTCGAGTGCGTTGCACGTGACACCAAGCTTGGACCCGAAGAAATTACCCGCGACATCCCGAATGTCGGCGAAGAGGCGCTGAAGGACCTTGACGAGAGCGGTATTATTCGCATTGGCGCCGAGGTGCGCCCGGGCGACATCTTGGTGGGGAAAATCACGCCGAAAGGCGAAACCCAACTGTCGCCGGAAGAGAAATTGCTCCGGGCGATCTTTGGCGAAAAGGCCGGCGAGGTTCGCGATACTTCCCTGAAGGTACCGCCAGGCGTCGAGGGCACGGTCATCAACGCCCGCGTGTTCTCCCGCAAGGGGGTCTCGAAGGATGAACGAAGCCGCCTTATCGAGGACGAGGAAGCGGCCCGGCTGAAGAAGGATCAGCAGGACGAACAACGCATCATCCGCGACACGACTCTCAAGAAGGTCAGAAAACTCCTGATTGGGAAGGAGACGGCGACGCGGTTGACCGACGACGCGCGTAAGGTGTTGCTGCCCAAAGGTCACGAAATCACGCCCGAGGATCTGGAAGAAATCCCTCCGGGACAATGGGCCGACATCAAGGTCGGTGACGACAAGGTGGAAGAGGAGCTGGCGCGTATTGTCGAAGCCATGCAAGAGCAATTCTCCCTCATCCGCATGGTGTTCCAGGAGAAAATAGAACGCCTCAAAGGTGGCGATGAGCTGCCTCCCGGTGTCATCAAGATGGTGAAGGTGTTCGTCGCCATCAAGCGCAAGTTGCAGGTCGGCGACAAGATGGCCGGGCGTCATGGCAACAAGGGGGTCCTCTCGCGGATCCTGCCCGAGGAGGACATGCCCTACTTGGAGGACGGTTCGCCCGTAGACATTGTCCTCAATCCGCTGGGGGTTCCCTCCCGTATGAACGTAGGGCAAATCCTGGAAACTCATCTCGGCTGGGCCGCACGTTCGCTCGGCATTCAGCTGGTCGAACAGCTGAACGGCCGTGCAGGAGAATTGCGCGCGAAGATGCGGGACCTCTACGGCAAGGAGGTAGGCGACCTCGTGGACGGGTTTAAGGATGACGATGTGGTCAAGTTGGTGCGCAAGGCCGCCAACGGCATCCATGTCGCGTCGCCAGTTTTCGACGGTGCCGGCGAAGCCGAGATCTTCAACCTGCTTAAGAAAGCGGCCTTGCCGGCAACAGGGCAAGCCCGACTGCGTGACGGCCGTAGCGGTGAGGCCTTTGACCAGCCGGTTACTGTCGGTATCATGTACATGATGAAGCTACACCACCTGGTCGACGACAAAATCCACGCCCGCTCGACTGGTCCATACTCGCTCGTTACACAGCAGCCCCTGGGGGGCAAAGCACAGTTCGGCGGTCAGCGCCTCGGCGAAATGGAGGTCTGGGCGTTGGAAGCCTACGGTGCCGCGTTCACCTTACAGGAAATGCTGACGGTGAAGTCGGACGACGTGGCTGGACGGACGCGGATGTACGAGGCCATCGTGAAGGGAGAAAACGTGCTGGAACCCGGACTGCCGGAGTCCTTCAACGTGATGATGAAGGAGCTGCAGAGCCTGGCGCTCGATGTGGAGCTGCTGGAGGATAACCCGGACACCGACGTCCGCTCTTAGCGCCGGGAACGCACGGAGGAACCATGGAGGATCTGTTTACTCTTTTTGAAAAACCCAAGAACCCACGGGCCTTTAACGCCCTGCGGGTTTCACTTGCGTCGCCGGACAAGATCCGTTCTTGGTCGCACGGGGAGGTCCGCAAGCCCGAGACCATCAACTACCGGACGTTCAAACCCGAACGCGACGGGCTCTTCTGCGCCAAGATCTTCGGGCCGACGAAAGACTACGAGTGTAACTGCGGCAAGTACAAGCGCATGCGTCACCGCGGCGTCGTCTGCGAAAAGTGCGGCGTCGAGGTGATTCAGTCGAAAGTACGTCGCGAGCGTATGGGGCACATCGATCTGGCGACGCCGGTGGCCCACATCTGGTTTCTGAAGAGCCTTCCCAGCCGTATCGGTACGCTGCTCGATATGACGCTCAAGGAACTGGAAAAGGTCCTCTACTTCGAATCGTACGTGGTGACCGATCCTGGCAAGACCCCGCTGACCTACAAGGAGCTGCTCAGCGAAAATCGCTACCGCAAGGCGCGCGAGGAGTATGGCGATGGCTTTCAGGCCGAAATGGGCGCCGAGGCCATCCGCACTCTGCTGAAGGACATCGACGTCGATGAGTTGTCGCGTGAGTTGCGCGTGGAGATGCGCGAAGCCACCAGCGAAGCGAAGCGGAAGAAGATGGCGAAGCGCCTCAAGGTGGTGAACGCCTTCAAGAGCTGCGGGAACCGGCCCGAGTGGATGATCATGGAGGCCATCCCGGTGATCCCGCCGGATCTCCGTCCACTGGTGCCTCTCGATGGCGGCCGCTTTGCGACCTCGGACCTCAATGACCTCTACCGCCGCGTCATCAACCGCAACAATCGACTCAAGCGCTTGATGGAGCTGAATGCACCCGACATCATCGTGCGTAACGAGAAGCGGATGCTGCAAGAGGCGGTCGATGCCTTGTTCGATAACGGCCGACGGGGTCGCGCCATCACCGGCCCGAACAAACGACCGCTGAAGTCACTCTCCGATATGTTGAAAGGGAAGAGCGGCCGATTCCGGCAGAACCTCCTCGGCAAACGCGTCGATTACTCGGGGCGCTCGGTGATTGTCGTCGGGCCCGAGCTGCGCCTTCACCAGTGTGGCCTGCCGAAGAAGATGGCGTTGGAGCTGTTCAAACCCTTTATCTATAACAAGCTCGAGGAACGCGGTTTCGTCACCACCATCAAGAGCGCCAAGAAGATGGTGGAGAAGGAACGTCCGGAAGTATGGGACATCCTCGACGAGGTCATTCACGAGCACCCGGTGCTCTTGAACCGCGCACCAACGCTGCACCGCCTAGGCATTCAGGCCTTCGAACCGATCTTGATCGAAGGCAAGGCCATCCAGCTGCATCCTCTCGTCTGTGCGGCATACAACGCCGACTTCGACGGCGACCAGATGGCCGTGCACGTGCCTCTTTCCGTCGAAGCGCAAGTCGAAGCCCGCGCCCTGATGATGTCGACGAACAACATCTTGTCGCCAGCTAACGGCAGGCCCATCATCGTTCCAACGCAGGACATTGTGCTCGGCTTGTACTACATGACGCGAGAGCGGCCGAACGCCATGGGCTGCGGGAAACGCTTCGCCAACTTCGGCGAGGTGCGCATCGCCTACGATCAGGCCGAGGTCGACCTGCAAGCTGTCGTCAGCGTGCGGCATAACGGCAGCCTGGTCGACACGACGGTGGGCCGGGTTTTGATGTTCGAAATCGTTCCACGCGAAATCCCGTTTGCCGAAGTCAATCGGGTGATGAAGAAAAAGGAACTCGGCGGCCTGATCGACCTCGCCTATCGGTATGCGGGGAACAAGGCCACGGTCATTTTTGCCGACAAACTCAAGGACCTGGGCTACGAGTACGCGACGCGGGCGGGCATTTCCATCGCCATCAAGGATATGGTCATCCCCTCGAACAAGCCCAAGCTCCTCGAAGAAGCGTACGCCGCCGTGCGCGAAATCGAAGAGCAGTACAACCAAGGGCTGATCACCGACGGTGAACGCTACAACAAGGTGGTTGACATCTGGGCCGAAGTCACCGACCGCATCGCCGACGAGATGATGCGGGAGCTGCAGACCGAAACCTTGGTGACGGAGAAGGGCCAGAAGCAGACGGGTTCCAGCTTCAACCCCATCTTCATGATGGCGGATTCCGGCTCCCGTGGCAGCGCCCAACAGATCCGCCAGCTTGCCGGCATGCGCGGTCTCATGGCGAAGCCATCCGGCGAGATCATCGAAACGCCTATCACGGCCAACTTCCGCGAAGGTCTGACCGTGTTGCAGTACTTCATCTCGACGCACGGCGCCCGCAAAGGCCTCGCGGACACCGCTTTGAAGACAGCAAATTCCGGCTACCTCACCCGGCGCCTCGTCGATGTGGCGCAAGACTCGATTATCACGGAAGAGGACTGCGGGACCCTGGACGGAATCGAAATATCACCCCTCGTCGAAGGCGGCGAAGTGATCGAAGGCCTCGGCGACCGTGTGCTGGGCCGCGTGGCCTTGGAGGACATTGCTGATCCGTTCACCAACGAGGTGATCGTCCGCGCCAGCCAGGAAATCAACGAAGACCTCGTGAAGCGGATCGAAGAAGCCGGTCTGGAGCGCGTCAAGATCCGCTCCGTGCTGACGTGCCAGTCCCGTCAGGGTGTCTGCATTCGCTGCTACGGCCGGGATCTCGCGCGCGGACACATGGTGAACCTCGGCGAGGCCATTGGTGTCATTGCGGCACAATCCATCGGCGAACCAGGTACGCAGCTCACCATGCGGACTTTCCATATCGGCGGGACGGCGAGCCGACGCGCCGAACAGACGACCCTCGAGGCTCGCAACGATGGTTTCCTGAAGTTCATCAACCTCGCTACCGTGACGAACAAGGACGGTGACCAGGTGGTGATGAACCGTAACGGCGAGGTCGTGATCGTCGAGAGGCCCGAGCCGAACCGCGAACGCGAACGCGAACGCTATTCCATGGTGTACGGCGCCAAGCTGAAGAAGAAGGAGGGTGCCCGCGTCAAGGCCGGCGAACTGCTGGCGGAGTGGGATCCGTACACCAACCCGATGCTCACCGAAGTCGGCGGTACGGTGAAGTTCGGTGACATCCTCGAAGGTGTCACGATGGAGGAGCGAGTCGACGAACGTACCGGTCTGTCGACCAAGGTCATCATCGACTGCAAGGACCTCGACAGGCGGCCTCGTGTGTCGATTAAGGATCGCGAAAGCAAGACCGTGCGCCTGCCCGGATCGGAGGCTTTTGCGCGCTACGTTCTGCCAGTGGGTGCGCATATCCACGTTACTGAAGGTCAACCGGTGTCGGCCGGCGATGTGATCGCCAAGTTCCCGCGCGAAACCACGAAGACCAAGGATATCACCGGCGGCTTGCCCCGCGTCGCCGAGCTGTTCGAGGCGCGCAAGCCCAAGGAGTTCGCGGTCATCAGCGAGATCGATGGCACCGTTTCCTTCGGTAAGGATACGAAGGGAAAGCGCAAAGTCATCGTGACGCCGGAGGTGGGTGAAGCGCGGGAGTACCTGATCCCGAAAGGCAAGCACATCAGCGTCCACGAGGGCGACCATGTGCGTGCCGGCGAGCCATTGATGGACGGTTCCTCCAATCCCCACGACATCCTGACCATCCTGGGAGAAAAGGCGCTCGCCAAGTATCTGGTCGACGAGGTGCAGGAGATTTACCGTCTGCAGGGTGTGCGCATCAACGACAAGCACATCGAAGCCATCGTCCGTCAGATGCTGCGCCGCGTCCGGATCAAGGAGGTCGGCGACAGCAAGTTCCTGATCGGGGATCAGGTCGAGAAGTGGCGCTTCGAGGAAGAGAACCAAAAGATGATTGTCTCAGGTGGCGAACCTGCCATCGCCGAGCCGTTGCTCCTCGGCATCACCAAGGCCAGTCTCTCGACGGATAGCTTCATCTCCGCAGCCTCCTTCCAGGAAACCACCAAGGTGCTGACCGAGGCTGCCATAAATGGCAAGGTCGACCACCTGGTCGGCCTGAAGGAGAACGTGATCATGGGCCGCCTCATCCCGGCCGGGACGGGCGTGCCCAGGTATTCCGAGCTGGAATTGGTGGTGGAGGGGGCAGAAGCGGAGGGGATGCAGGAACCCGCACCGGTTGTCGCCGAGGCAATCGAAGGCTGACCCTTGACACGGGCGCTGAGTTTTCATACTAAGTACTGTTCAATTGTTTGCAGGTAAGGACTGCGCGAAAGAGATGCCGACGATTAACCAACTGGTCAAACATGGCCGCGTGAAGCAGCGTCGCAAGATGGCGGCGCCGGCCCTGCAATGCTCGCCACAAAAGCGCGGCGTCTGCACGCGGGTGTACACGCTCACTCCCAAGAAGCCGAACTCGGCCTTGCGGAAAGTGGCCCGTGTCCGACTCACGAATGGGATCGAAGTGACCACCTATATTCCCGGCGTCGGCCATAACCTGCAGGAACACTCGGTGGTGCTCATCCGTGGTGGTCGCGTGAAGGATTTGCCTGGGGTCCGGTACCACATCGTCCGCGGCACGCTCGATTCTATCGGCGTGCAGGACCGGAAACAGAGCCGGTCAAAATACGGGGCCAAACGCCCCAAGTGAGCCCGATAGGACAAGCATCACATGCCGCGTAAAGGAGAAGTGCGGCGTCGGGAGGTTTTGCCCGACCCGAAATTCCACGACCGAATGGTGACCAAGTTCATCAACAGCATGATGAGCGCGGGTAAGAAGAGTACCGCTGAGGGTATCCTGTACGGCGCGCTGGATCTCGTAGGCGAGCGGGCCAAGGAAGACGCGTTGGCGGTATTCAAGCGGGCGCTCGACAACGTCAAGCCCGTCGTCGAAGTGCGCTCGCGTCGGGTGGGTGGCGCGACGTACCAGGTGCCCGTCGAGGTGCGACCCGCACGTCGGGCGTCCCTGGCCATGCGCTGGCTCGTGATGCATGCTCGGAACCGTGCCGAAAAATCCATGGCTGAGCGCCTGGCCGGCGAAGTGCTGGACGCCGCCAACAATCGCGGTGCCACCATCAAGAAGAAGGAAGACACGCATCGCATGGCGGACGCCAATAAGGCTTTCGCTCATTATCGGTGGTAAGATCAAAAAGCAGGAGTGAACTCGGCGGCTACGATCGCGGGCCGCCGTACTCAAAGCAATTATGGCTCGGAAAGTCCCACTGGAACGCACGCGGAATATCGGCATCATGGCGCATATCGATGCCGGTAAGACCACGACGACCGAGCGCATCCTTTACTACACCGGCATCACCTATAAGATCGGTGAGGTCCATGAAGGTACCGCCACCATGGACTGGATGGTTCAGGAGCAGGAGCGCGGCATCACCATCACGTCGGCGGCGACAACGTGCACCTGGCGCGACCACCGCATTAATATCATCGATACGCCGGGTCACGTGGATTTCACCATTGAGGTCGAACGTTCGCTGCGAGTGTTGGACGGTGCGGTGGCTGTGTTTTGCTCCGTCGGCGGCGTTGAGCCGCAGTCTGAAACCGTCTGGCGCCAGGCAGACAAGTACCGCGTTCCACGTATCGCCTTTATCAATAAGATGGATCGTGTTGGCGCGGACTTCTTTCGCGGTGTCAGCATGATTCGCGAGCGCTTGCGTGCCAACGCCATTCCTGTCCAGCTGCCGATCGGCAAGGAAGAGCACTTTCTGGGCATCATCGATCTCGTGACCATGAAGGCAATTTTGTGGGACGATGAGACGCTGGGCGCTCGCTACCGAACCGAGGAGATTCCGGAAGAACACCTGGCGGCAGCTGAACAGTATCGCCAGGAGTTGCTGGAAGCTGTGGCCGATAGCGACGAAAGCGTTCTGGAGAAGTACCTCGAGGGCCAGCCAATTTCGGAAAGTGAGATCCGTCAGGTAATTCGGCG harbors:
- the rplK gene encoding 50S ribosomal protein L11, with the translated sequence MKKVIAEIKLQIPAGQANPSPPVGPALGQRGVNIMEFCKVFNAQTQAQQGLLIPVIITVYADRSFTFITKTPPAAVLLKRAAGLEKGSGEPNKKKVGKVTRAQVREIAQLKMPDLTAESIEAAMRTIEGAARSMGLDVVD
- the secE gene encoding preprotein translocase subunit SecE, encoding MALQEQFGKIRDTVPRATNFLNEVWSELKKVHWPTRKETYAATLVVVIITIILAVFLGVVDYAVSHVVRAILS
- the rplL gene encoding 50S ribosomal protein L7/L12, with product MATREQVKDYIKTMSLMDAATLVKELEEELGVSAAAPVAIAGPAAAGVAAAAPEKEDFTVILTGFGEKKIQVIKVVRELTGLGLKEAKDLVDGAPKPVKEGVPKAQAEEMKKKIEEAGGTVELK
- the tuf gene encoding elongation factor Tu (EF-Tu; promotes GTP-dependent binding of aminoacyl-tRNA to the A-site of ribosomes during protein biosynthesis; when the tRNA anticodon matches the mRNA codon, GTP hydrolysis results; the inactive EF-Tu-GDP leaves the ribosome and release of GDP is promoted by elongation factor Ts; many prokaryotes have two copies of the gene encoding EF-Tu), which gives rise to EMVMPGDNIRVSIELITPIAMDEGLRFAIREGGRTVGAGVVGKIIK
- the rplA gene encoding 50S ribosomal protein L1, which translates into the protein MAKHGKRYRTALSTIDRDKRYPLDEALRLAAGAAKAKFDETMEIAVRLGVDPRQADQNVRGTVILPHGTGKSVRILVFAKGEKEREARDAGADYVGGEDLVKKITTENWLEFDKAIATPDMMSLVGRIGKVLGPRGLMPNPKVGTVTFDVGKAVTELKAGKVEYRVEKAGIVHVPIGKVSFGPEKLTDNAGALLHTLIRVKPAAAKGNYLLSVSVASTMGPGVKVDPAAVRAQAA
- the nusG gene encoding transcription termination/antitermination protein NusG, with the translated sequence MAKQWYVIHTYSGYEHKAKAALEERIKTLNKQEYFGEILVPAEKVVELVKGRKKTSSRKFFPGYILVNMELNDETWHVVKSTPKVTGFVGDATHPAPISEAEVHEITQQMAEGAARPKPKVLFESGESVKVVDGPFQDFNGVVEEVKADKGKLRVLISIFGRATPVELDFVQVEKA
- the rpmG gene encoding 50S ribosomal protein L33 — its product is MRDIISFQCEQCKRRNYTGTKNKKTTTEKLALRKFCPFCRTHTVHKESKV
- the rplJ gene encoding 50S ribosomal protein L10, translated to MNREEKAAGVAALHERFKRASVALLATSQGLNVRKMQQLRRALKQVGGEYKVTKNSFARRALKDTGYSGLHDLLDGPAGLIFGYSDPVAVTKVLVRFAEENDKLSIKAAVLDEKLLEPAAVGELAKLPSREVLLATLLRTMQAPAVQLLRTMQEPGARLVRVVDRVRARMENIE